GTTTGCATTAGATGCGCAAATGGAAGATTTCGTCGAAAAAAGATTAATTCCAGAAAAAAATTATTTACGAAAAGCGAGAAAACTCTTAAAACATATTTTCTCAAAAGAAGATATCAACCTTGCCTATCAAAATAACGCTAACTTAACGGCTTCTCAAGCCTATCATAGTCAAACTGCTAACTGTATGTCACTGACAATAATGGCATATGCATTAGCAACTGAAGCGGGGTTAAATGTTAAATTTCAAAGTATCAAAGTGCCAGAGTACTGGGTACGAAATGGTGAGCATAATATGCTAACTGGTCATGTTAATTTATCAGTTAGTGAGAAGCGTGCTTCTAACGTGGCTGTTGTTTACGGTGATGAATTAATGCAAATTGATTTTGACCCCGAAGTATATCGCCGTTCTTTTCCTAAAAAAACAATCACCAAGCAAGACATGTTAGCAATGTTTTACAACAATAAAGGCGCTGGTGCCTTAGTTCAACAAAATTATGATAAAGCATATGCTTATTTTAAGAGTGCGATTATTGCAAACCCTGCATTCTCTTCTTCTTGGGGTAATTTAGGTGTTTTATATAAGCTAACTAAACAATACGATTTAGCAAAAAAAAGCTATAACACCGCAATTGCTTTAGATAATGATAACTTAACTGCATATGAAAACTTAACAATCGTATTATCACACCAAGGAGAAAATAAAAGAGTAGAAGCTATTAAGCAAATGCTTCACGAAAAACGGCATAAAAATCCATTTTATCATGCAATGTTAGCCGATGAAGCGTTATATCGCGGAGAGTATCAATTAGCAAAAAGATTGTTTAAAAAAGCAATACGGTTGGAAAAAAAAGGGCATGAGTTTTACTTCGGCCTTGCAAGAGTATATTTTGCTCTAAAAGAAACGGATAAAGCTGAAAATGCGATTAAAAAAGCGATTTCTTATAATCGATATCCGTCAACAGAAAATCAATATATTGCGAAGCTAAATGTGATAACACAACATAATGAATAACCTTCACAAAATGCTAGGGGAAATAATACCAATAAAATGTTGACCAACTAGTTAAATAACTTTCTATTTTTGTTTATAATATTCACATTAAAAATAGTTAAGAGAGCACACATGCAAAAACGCTTTATTTCAGCACAAGAGCTTTTAGAAGACTCTTTTCGTGTTGCCCATCAAGTCTTTGAAGATGGATTTAAGCCCGATTATATCGTTGGTATTTGGCGTGGTGGGGCACCAATTGGTATCGCAGTACAAGAATATTTTGATTATAAAAATGTAGAAACAGATCATATTGCAGTTCGTACTTCGTCTTATTATGGTATTAATCAGCAAAGTAAAGAAATAAAAGTGCATGGTTTGCATTACATAATAGAAAATGCCAATACTGATGATAGTTTACTTATTGTTGATGACGTTTTTGATTCAGGTAGAAGCATAGATGCGTTAATTAAACAGCTAAAGCTGCAAATGCGCAATAACATGCCTACAGATGTTAGAGTTGCTTGTCCTTGGTTTAAACCTGAAAATAATAAAGTAGGTTTTGAACCCAACTACTTTGTTCACGAATCATCTGAATGGTTGGTATTTCCGCATGAAATTTCTGGTTTAACACCTGAAGAAATCATTGAAGGAAAATCAGACCTTCGTAATATTAAGTCATTATTTTCATAATAAATTCATTAGAGCGCGTTGAATTATTTGTGTTATACATATCATACGCTCTAATCACTAATACTAATGAAGCATAGTGATAACACTGTGCTTTTTTATTACTTTATGTTTAAACTTACCTTTTTATTATTTGTCGTATCTTTTTCATCGTTTGCACATTGCGTAAATAACAAAAACCCTGTTATTCTCATTTCACTCGATGGTTTTGCGGGTAAATACTTAACAACATATCAACCCCCTTATTTACTTTCGATGGCAAAGAAAGGGGTATTTACCGATGCATTAATTCCCGTTTACCCTTCAAAAACATTTCCAAATCATCTTACGATGGTGACAGGTAAGCCGCCAGCTGAACATGGTATTGTACATAATAGCTTTTATCACCGAGGTTTTAATACAAACTATACGTTAGGAAGCGGAAAACACAACAGTGCCTGGTTAACGGCGAAACCAATATGGACAATCGCTGAACAGCAAGGTATTAAAACAGCCGTGTATTTTTGGCCTGAGTCAGAAACGAAAGTAGACAATATATTGCCTTCGTATGTTAAAGCGTATCAACATAATACCCCTAACGAAGTACGTTTAGCTCAACTTGTCTCTTGGCTGCAGTTACCAGAACCAGAGCGTCCACAGTTACTGATTAGTTATATTTCAACCATTGATGACATTGGCCACTCACATGGAACAAAGGCTGAACAAACTAAAAATGCAATTCGTAAGGTAGATAAGCTACTTGAGGACTTTGTAAATAAAGTACAGCAAAGTACATCGTTAACACCTAATATAATCATTGTATCAGATCACGGCATGATCGATGTAAAGCATGGTAAAAAGCTTAACGTTGATAACTTACTTACTCCACCAACCGGCACTATAGTCGTGAATGGTCAAACACAACTATATATTTATAACGATAACCAAGTCGCACTAACAAGGCTACGAAATCGATTAACTAAACATAAAAATCGACAGTATTTTCGTACCTATTTAGCTACAGATTTTCCTAAGCATTGGCAGTTAAACCTAAGAACACACACAGCCCCTGATATGATTATTGAAGCAATTCCACCTGCTATATTTGTAAAAGAAGGAAAACATACACCTTTTGCTACTCACGGGTACGACCCTATAAAAAACGAAGATTTAAATGCGATGATGATTGCTTTGGGGCCGCAATTTAAGCAAGGACACCAAATAGATAAGTTAGAAAATAAACATGTTTTTCATTTAGTTGCTTCATTGTTATCTTTACAAAATATTGAACATTCAGAGGTGATACGAGCATTTTTTAAACGCACCCCTTAAATTAGTGTTACGTACATTTTATTCGATTGTTAATATTATCTTTTTAAGGTTAGAATAGGTGATGTAATTTTAATCTGATAATAGTATATATAAATAGATGTATAGTACCTATATTGCTCGACAAGCGATCTTAGATCGAAATTCTAATACCATCGGTTATGAACTTTTGTTTAGAGATAGCCCTGACAATAAATTTCCAGAAATTGATCAAGACGTTGCAAGTTCTAAGCTTATTATTCAAAACCATTTACAGGGTGACATAAAAGCGATTGCACTTGGAAAATTGGCATTTATCAACTTTACAGAGAAGTGTTTAATTAACAAATATCCGTTGATGTTTGACAAAAACTCAATTGTAATTGAACTAGTAGGGCATACATCACCAACTGATAGACTGTTAAAGATCGTTAAATATTATTGTGAGAAAGGTTATAAAATTGCACTCACGGAATATGATTTAGATGATCGCTGGGATGCCTTATTTCCCTATTTATCGATGATAAAAGTCGACATCGAAAAGCATAATCCAAAGTGCTTACAACCGATTGTGAAACGATTAAAAAATTACGATATAAAGCTTACTGCTGAAAAAGTAGAAACTAAATTTCAATTACAATCGTTAACCGAAGTAGGCTTTAACTTTTATCAAGGCTATTTTTATCACGAACCTGAAATTATAGAAGGGCAAACCCTAGCCCCAATAAAAGCGCAAATGCTGCATTTGATCAGCGAAACGTTCAATACCCCACTAGATTACGGAAAAATTGCAAAAATTATCAGCCATGATGTAAACCTTAGTGTGGGCTTATTAAAAATGGTAAATAATGTCGCAACAAGTACCCGTGTTGAAATTACTTCATTAAAACAAGCAACGGCATATTTAGGTGAAGAGAAACTTAAACAATTTGTTACGATACTTGCGCTGTCAAAATTGACGACAGATAAAACCGATGAAGCATCAAAACAAGCGTTAATTACCGCTAAGTTAATGACATCTCTTGCTAAAGAAAGTGCCTTTAAAGAAATAAGTGATTTTGCATTCATCACAGGTTTATTAAGTGCAATAGAAGTTATTTTAAGTATGCCAATGGATGAAATTGTCAAAACAATGCCATTAGCAGACCCTATTACCAAAGCGTTAGTTGATCATGACGGCTTACTCGGTGAGCTATTAGTGTTAACAACAAACTATATTACAGGCAATGGTGAAAACATATCAGACTTGATAAAGGCATATGGATTAGAAGCTGATTTTATCCATAATAAATTTGTGGAGGCAAGCCTTTGGTGTGAAGAGTTAGGTGTAATTTAATGCGCTAATGCTGCTTATGATATAACTTAGTAAGCAGCGCACTTAAATTAGCATATAAGTTCTTTTTAGATACGGCATAGTCAGCACCATAACAGTTAGCAGCATCTAAAATTGACTCATTTGGATTTTCAGGAGCCTCGCAGCCAGAAACTGCAATAACATTACCTTTCGTGGTGGGCTTAATTTTTTCTATAAACTCAAAACCATCTAATAAAGGCATTTCAATATCTGTGATCACCAACTGATAATTATTTTTATGAAAAGCATCGAGTGCAAGTAAACTATCAGTGTAAGTATCAATATTTTGGCTAAAGGGTAAAGACGTTTTAACAATATCTTCCAGTAACATAATATCGATAGATGAATCGTCAACGACTAATACGTTAAACATTATCATATCCCTTAATTGATAAACTCCTCTCTTTAAAAATAGTCAACGTGTACCTGTTAAGTCAATATTTATATTATTTAATTTTACAAATATACCATCATGGTTTGATAGCAGAAACTTAATCTTATCAACATAAATTAAACACTGCTTTTTCTAATAATTTGTTAAGGCCTATTGAACTTTGTCATTTAATTATTTTACTTGATGCTTTATTAGATAAATTACTCTAAAATCATGCCGCAACTCTTTCCGCTAATTATTGTAATAAAAAACAAGCAAGGACTTTATTTTGACTAAGTTACTCTTTGTATTTTTCAGTATTTTATTCTCTTTTCCTAGTTATGCATCGGGTGCTGGCACCGTTGATTTAACAGGTTCGGTTTTTGGCATTACTGCCATAGTGATATTTTCAATTGCTTATTTATTAGTCATTGGAGAAGAGTTTATTCATTTAAGGAAATCTAAACCTGTCTTGGTTGCTGCTGGTATTATCTGGTTAATGATTGGTTATATTTATACGCAACACGGTATCGCCAAACAAGCGGAAGAAGCATTCAATCATAATTTACTAGAGTACGCGCAACTTTTATTATTCTTATTAGTTGCAATGACCTACATCAATGCCATGGAAGAACGTGGTATTTTTGAAAGTTTACGTATCTGGATGGTATCAAAAGGGCTCAGTTTACGAAGCTTGTTTTGGACCACAGGCATATTAGCATTCGCCATTTCTTCATTCGCTAATAATCTTACAACGGCCATGTTGATGTGCGCTATTGTATTAAAAGTCGCCCCAAACAACCTAAAGTTTATTAATATTGCGTGTATTAATATTGTGGTAGCTTCAAATGCGGGTGGGGTGTTTAGCCCCTTTGGTGATATTACAACGTTAATGATTTGGCAAGCAGGTTTATTACAGTTTCAACAATTCTTTGTTTTATTAATACCTTCTTTGGTCAATTTTCTTATTCCAGCATTGATTATGAGCTTTTTCATTTCTAATCATAAATCTACGCCAATATTTGATAATGAGTTTCAATTAAAACGTGGCGCTAAGCGCATAGTGGCACTATTCGTGTTAACGATTATCACAGCGGTTTTATGCCATAGCTTAATTCAGATGCCACCCGTTTTAGGTATGATGTTAGGGTTAGGGTACTTAAAATTTCTTGGCTTTTATTTACGAAAAAGTTTACCTCGCTCTTTAGATAAAAAACGCACTAAAGCACAAATAAATAAAGATGAAAAGGCACTAAAACGTTTAGGAAATATTGTGCCATTTGATATTTTCGATAAAGTAGCAAGAGCTGAATGGGACACCTTATTATTCTTTTATGGTGTTGTGATGTGTGTTGGAGGCCTAGGTTTTATGGGCTATTTATCTTTAGTCTCCGAACTACTATACACAAATTGGAGCCCGACGTACGCAAATATAGCCGTAGGCGTTTTATCTGCCATTGTTGATAACATTCCCGTAGTTTTTGCCGTATTAAGTATGCAACCGGTAATGGACATACAGCAATGGTTATTAGTGACAATGACCGCAGGAGTGGGTGGAAGTTTATTATCTGTTGGTTCAGCGTCAGGTGTTGCGTTAATGGGGCAAACAAAAGGAAAATATTCATTTGTTGGTCATTTAAAATGGAGTTGGGCAATAGCATTAGGTTATGTTGCCAGTATCTACGTACACTTCTTAATTAACGGTTAGCACTAAAATAGGTAACAGGAATGTAAACCTGTTACCTTTTCTTTATATCTCTTCATGCCTCGACCTAACCCGCGGCTAAGCTGAACAAAAATTTAAAACACAGAGAGCAACTCGCTCTTGCTCAATAACTTTCAAGTTAGTGATTGATTAACAGTAATATAGGTGAGGGTAGCTACGTATAATCCAACACCAAAAACCATATGATTTATCAAACTTCGTATGCGTGCAATATTTGGCTTAGGGGCTTTTGATGCCACAAAGCCAAGCCCCATACAAGGCTGCATGATACAAAAGGGGAAAACGACAGTGACCATTCCAAAGATAACACTCGACAAAAACGAAACTGAAGTGAGGGTAACGCTTTCATTAACTATCAATAAAAAAGCACCGGCAAATATTACACCAATTATATAATGTGTCACCCACCCAATAAGTAGCTCATTATTAACCGCTTTACTCTGTGATATATTTTGATGATAAAACTTCCCGTCACTCATTAATCCTACCCATCTACCGACCATGCGCCAGTTAAGAGGTGGCACGTTAAATAGCTTCTCTATAAATAAAGACCATAAATCAAGTACTATGGTAGCTCCAATACCAATAAGCACGCTGTTAATTATCCATTCAATCATTTGTTAACCTCTTTGCGATATATTGTTTAATATTAATCAGCCAAATAAATAAGCATTTGTCTGTTTATTTTCATTTGATAAACTATCATGCCACTTCAAGTTAACTTTAAGTCAAGAGGAAATAATGAGTATTTTAGACATTGGAGAAGTTGTTAGGTTGTCAGGAATACCGGCATCAACATTAAGGTATTATGAAGAAAAAGGCTTAATTAACCCCATAGGAAGACATGGTCTTAGGCGACAATACGATCCCGCAGTGTTAACCCAGCTATCTTTTATTTCCTTAGGTAGACTCGCAGGGTTATCACTCAATGAAATCAATAATATGTTTGAACCTAAAGGAAAAATTGTAGTAGATAGAAGAAAACTACAACAAAAAGCAGATGAAATTGATCAAAAAATAATACAACTAACATCAATGAGAGATGGCTTACGACATGCCGCGGTTTGCCCTGAAGAAAACCATTTCGAATGCGAAAGGTTTAATAAGTTACTACGTACTTCAACTAGACGATTAAAAACCAATACTGTATAACTTTACTTCTCCTGATATTTTTCTCAATTATTACAAACAAGGATTGTGATGTACCGAGGTCAGTTAACTAAGTGGGACAATGCCAAAGGCTTTGGCTTTATAAACTCTGCTCAATTAAACCAAGATACTTTCATACATATCTCTGCACTCAAACATATGAGTAGAAAGCCTAAGCAAGGTGACTTCATTCATTTTAATGTTGAGCAACATAAAGGGAAGGCTCGAGCGACTAATGCTCGTATTGAAGGCGTAAAAGCAAATTCACCCTTTAAAGTTTCAAAAACGTATAAAACTCGTTCAGGCAATAAAGTTATCTATGCTGCTGTCATTATCGCAATCGCTGCATTTATCATTCAGCGCCTTGATTTAGGGCAAAGTAATCAAACACCGCAATCACAATTTAAAGCAACGCCAATACCAGCAAACATTGCTCCAACCCAGCACTTTACCTGTGATGGACGACAGCATTGTAGTCAAATGACATCTAGAGAAGAAGCTGAGTTCTTTACCAGACATTGTCCTAATACAAAGATGGATGGTGATAATGACGGAATACCTTGTGAAAATGATTCAAGGTTTTAATCAATGATATTTGATCTTGAATTTATTAAGCCTACATAAAGTAAATTAAACTTCAACCAAGCTTCCAAAAGAAAGCCTTCAGAAATGTTGTGATTTATTACTTATTAAAATCACGATTTTAAAAGATTATCTATTATTTAAACGATAAATCGTGTTACATTAGCTTTATAGCCTGTGTTGAGTGCAAATTTATTCATTGTGCTTTGTGATTACTTATCATTTATATCTAGGTATTTTTCACTACAGCCCAATGAAAACCGATACTCTCAGCATAAATATATTGTTTTATACGTTACGCTACGTGAAATTTAGCTGTTATGATAGCCAATAACTCTTATTTTTTTACGTACAATCACCATTGTATTTAATAGGTTTATACTTCAAAACCTATTTTGGTGATCGGGTTCGTTAATGTTGTTTATATTCAATCACATTATTTTATTTACATAAAATAAGTTTGTTAATAACGCATCACGTTTGTAGGTTTTAAATGTTTGCAAATAAATCCGCATCAGAAGTTTATCTGATGTCACTACAATCAGAACAAAGCCGTGTGACTATGGCGTCATTGTTAAATGTTGTTGCTTTTAAATTACAAAAAAAGAAATCGCATCAACATGTTGATTGGTCTTTTTTACATTATGAGCATATTCTTTATTTTCTTTCTGAGCTTTCATCACAAGGAAAATCTCCAGCAACAATAAACGTGTATTTATCTGCACTTAAAGGTGTTGCTAAAGAAGCCTGGCGGAAAAAAGAAATAGATGTAGAAACCTATCAACACATCAAAGAAATCAGACGTGTTCGTGGCTCTCGTAGTGTTAAAGGACGCGCATTATCGCTAGATGAACTTAATCAGTTGATTGATTACTGCATGATGCAAGATGGTGTAATTGCTATGCGCGACGCTGCGGTTGTGGCGTTAGTTTACGGTGCTGGATTACGTCGCCATGAAGCGGCAAATCTATTGCTCAGTGATTTAAACTTAACAGAAGCTACCTTGCGGGTATTAGGTAAAGGAAATAAAGAACGTGTTAATGCCTTACATAACCGTATTTTAGAAATTTTAGATGTGTGGTTATTAGAACGTGGTACTGAGCCAGGTCCTTTATTTCTTAGAGCGCGCAAAGGAAATAAACTCATTAATGCGCCGATATCCGGACAAACTATTTACGACATTATTATCAGACGTTATCAAGAAGCTGGTTTAAAACGTTTAACACCGCATGATTTACGCAGAACGTATGCAACGAAATTACTTGAAAATGGAGAAGACGTGTTCGTTGTACAAGATTTAATGGGCCATTCTTCTGTTGAAACCACTAAAAACTATGATAAACGGGCAGATATTGCGAAAAATAAAGCGGCGAAAGCCCTACCTTTTTGATGCTTGTAAACTTGTCCATTGTTGGTTGATTTCAAACAACTCGCCTGATTGTTGTAAACTCTTAATTGCATCATTAAATCGAGCTAAATCATCTTCATTCATCGTAGATTTACTTAACATCAAATAAATTTCATCTTGATATATTTCTACTGAGTGTTCTTCAAACTCATTGAATAGCTTATATTTTTCAACAAAGGCTCGCATGGTCACAGGATCAACTAGAAAACCATCTAAATGCCCTTTTAATGTTTGTTTTACGTTTTCTTCTAAGTCAATTACTTCACTAATATGTGCTCTGAACTCAGCTTGTAAGATCAGTTTTTTATACAATTTACCGTAATAATAACCACCTTCAACACCGATCATGTAATTACTTTTTGATAAATCAGCTAAAGAGTTAAGAATAATGTTTTGGCGTGTCCCTTTTCTTACATACAATTTAACTTGTTCTTTTCTATAAGGCTTGGTGAAGTATGCGTATTCAGTTCTGTCTTTCGATAGCGAAGCGCCCATGGCAATGTCCATTTTCCCCATTTTTATATATTGTAAATGGCGCTTCCACGGTAACTCAGTGTAATTAATATTGTATCCGGCTTTTTTAACAATTTTATTAAATATATCAATATCTAAGCCAACTAATTCATGTTGATTATTATGATATTGGTACGGATACCAAAGCTCCCAACCAACCGCAAGGGTTGATTTGGTGTTTGCAGATGCATTTGATAAGCATAAAAGAGTTGCTGTTATAGCAATAAAAATTTTAATATTCACAACAACACTTCCCTATATTAGATTGAATTATTCAAATGCTTTTAGTGCTAAAGTGGGGTCAAGTTTGACATGTTTCCAATTAATACGCCAATCAAGGTGCGGCCCTGTGGCACGCCCTGTGGCACCAATAGCCGCCACTTTGTCACCTTTGTTAACCGTATCCCCTTCTTTTACATAACTATCACTTAAATGTAAAAAGGTTGAAGTAACGCCGTGCCCGTGATCGATGATCATCGTACCACCTGAATAGAACATATCAGGAACATATAAAGTCACAATGCCTGACGCAGGTGCTATCACAGGTGTTCCTGTTGGTCCAGCGTAATCTAAACCATAATGTGGTCTACCAGGTTTACCATTATAAAAACGTTGGCTACCATAAACACCTGTGATTGTGCCAGTTGCAGGCGCAATAAAGCCTTGGGTAAAGTCTAATCGGTGGCTGGTTTTATTGCGAGCCAAGTAAACTTGTTCAGCGTCTTTTTTTGCCCGTTTAACGTTGTTCGGATCGGGATTCATTATTTTTTTTGCGATCCCTTCAACCCGTTGAATATTATATTGCTGCTTTTTAGGTGTTAACATTTTTGTGTAAACTGTGCCATCTGGCTTTTCTACCACAAGTTTTTTAGTTTTTGTTTCATCACGTGAAAAGCCGAAAACAAAATCACCGTTATCAGACAATAAAAGTGGTTCACCATTTAAGCTGACTTTACTGTTAGGTATGGTTTTGCCAATAATTAAACCGCCCTGCTTGATAACGCCTTTAAGTACTACTTCCTGAGCAGAAGCAGAAATGGCTATCGATGTAGATAGTAGAAATCCTGCTGCCAAACTAACGTAGTTTCTGTAGTTAAGCATGTGCAATGGCTCCTTTTCCAACACCCTCATACGCAATTACAGTAAAATTATCTTGAGGCTGTTGCAGTTTCAATTGACGTGCAATGTAATCAGCTAATAATTCCACGGTAGAGTCACAATCAACAACTTCAAGAACCTTTGTTTCAACGGCAATATCAAATCGACCTTGTGGGGCTTGATAAGCAAAGTATTGATGACTATCTAATAACTTTAAATGTGCATTTTCAGACAGTTGAATATGTTGTTTTGATACCCGATCATCTTCTGAGGCAATATAAATGTCTTGCCAACGATGACACCAAAAATGCTCTAAGTCAGTAGAACGATTGTCGTTGTGAAACAATTCAATTTTTGAACGGTGACCATGCGCAATTCGCTGACAATTTCCATCATGCAATTTAAGGCCATGAGTATAATGATAAAAATCACTGTCTATTTTTTCTGGTCGTAACGTTAACTCTAAGCCAGCCACATTATTAGGTAATTGCGCTAAAATAATAGTGGTAAGATAATCAGTGACAGAGGAAATAGTGATTTCACTTGCCGGCAACTTTGCAAAAGCGCATGCAGGTGATTGCAAGTAATATTGTGCACGGCTCGCAGATAAATCTATAAATTCATGATCCTTATGAAAGGTAGATTCTGACACTTGTACCGATGAACATTGCTCTGGGATCAACAATTTATGATCGACTGCATCATCAATAATCGCTTTGATCTGCTTTTTAACTACTGCAAAATCAAGCACCATTTTCATATCGTTTAACGAACCATCAAGCAGTACATCAACAATCCAACTCTCTCCTACTATTCCTCGTTCTGAGCAACAATAGGAAAAATCAATAACGGTTAAATCTTTGACAAATAATTGCATTACTTACCTATTTATCTAAAACACGCCAATGAATATCTTCACCAGCTCTGATTGGAACAACTATATCGTCACCAAGTGCCATCGTTTCAGGAACTGACCAAGCTGACTTTTCAAGGGTAATGGTGTCTGAGTTTACAGGCAAATTATAAAAACGTGGGCCATTTAAACTCGCAAACCCTTCTAATTTATCTAAGGCGCTTTCTTGTTCGAACACTTCAGCGTATAACTCGATAGCCGCATGAGCGGTATAAGAACCAGCACAACCGCAGGCTGATTCTTTAGCACCTTTGGGATGTGGCGCCGAATCTGTTCCTAAGAAAAATTTATTGCTACCACTTGTTGCTGCAGCAATTAATGCTTGCTGATGAATATTGCGTTTAAGAATAGGTAAACAGAAATAATGCGGCCTTATACCACCAACCAACATATGATTGCGGTTATATAATAAATGATGGGCTGTAATGGTAGCTGCAACATTTTCACTTGCACTATTTACAAAGTCTACCGCATTCTTAGTAGTAATGTGTTCAAGTACTACTTTTAAGTTAGGATGCTTAGCCACTAATGGTTTCAAAATGGTGTCAATAAAAACGGCTTCACGGTCAAAAATATCAATATCTGCGCTGGTTACTTCGCCATGAATTAATAATGGCATATCAAGCGATTCCATCTCTGCAATAACGCTGGCAATGTTATCAACATTGGTTACACCTGAAGATGAGTTTGTTGTAGCCCCTGCCGGATAAAGCTTTGCAGCATACACAATGCCACTTTCTTTAGCTGCTTTGATATCTTGCGCTGTTGTATTATCAGTAAGATATAACACCATTAACGGTTTAAATGTTGATGACGGATTGTTCGCCATAATACGTTGGTAATAAGCCTCGGCCATCTCTTTATTAGTGATTGGTGGTACTAAGTTTGGCATCACAATAGCACGGCCAAAGTAGCGGCTAATATCAGCTACAGTAGTACTTAAAAACTCACCATCACGTAAATGCACATGCCAATCGTCAGGTCGAGTAATCGTTAATGTATTCATGAATATCCTTTACTTGTGTTCTATATATTGCCAACGCGTTTATTCGAAAGGTTGGCTAGTTTGCGCCGCTCTATCTTCATCTTGCAACAGCTTAAGTAACTGTTCTTTTAAATTAGGCGGTATTTTATAAATGGTTAAACTATCGTTAACAGCATTATACACAACATCTTGCCCAAAATGACTGCGCTCGAAACTGATACTGATGCCTGCACCGTATCCTGAATATTTAGTCACTTTATTTACAATAGCTTGCTCATGCGGAAATGACTCTTCTAATGGATAGTCATTTTCTTGGCAAAAAGAGTAAAAGTCTTGCTCGGCACCTTCTTTAGATATCATATTACCAAGCTCTTTAATAGAAACATCTTGAGCAGAAGCTTTTTGATCTTTGCAATACGATAAAAGTTCCTTGCGAGTATCTTGTTTTTCATTTGCATCTAGTTGATTCACCGATACAAAATCTTCCACCGCTT
The Thalassotalea hakodatensis genome window above contains:
- a CDS encoding tetratricopeptide repeat protein — its product is MFSIKINVLIGSLLVCLIGCSNFQTVRKPAPNNYQQLLNDEAFPGYKKHNIESLDEVFALDAQMEDFVEKRLIPEKNYLRKARKLLKHIFSKEDINLAYQNNANLTASQAYHSQTANCMSLTIMAYALATEAGLNVKFQSIKVPEYWVRNGEHNMLTGHVNLSVSEKRASNVAVVYGDELMQIDFDPEVYRRSFPKKTITKQDMLAMFYNNKGAGALVQQNYDKAYAYFKSAIIANPAFSSSWGNLGVLYKLTKQYDLAKKSYNTAIALDNDNLTAYENLTIVLSHQGENKRVEAIKQMLHEKRHKNPFYHAMLADEALYRGEYQLAKRLFKKAIRLEKKGHEFYFGLARVYFALKETDKAENAIKKAISYNRYPSTENQYIAKLNVITQHNE
- a CDS encoding phosphoribosyltransferase; its protein translation is MQKRFISAQELLEDSFRVAHQVFEDGFKPDYIVGIWRGGAPIGIAVQEYFDYKNVETDHIAVRTSSYYGINQQSKEIKVHGLHYIIENANTDDSLLIVDDVFDSGRSIDALIKQLKLQMRNNMPTDVRVACPWFKPENNKVGFEPNYFVHESSEWLVFPHEISGLTPEEIIEGKSDLRNIKSLFS
- a CDS encoding alkaline phosphatase family protein, which codes for MKHSDNTVLFYYFMFKLTFLLFVVSFSSFAHCVNNKNPVILISLDGFAGKYLTTYQPPYLLSMAKKGVFTDALIPVYPSKTFPNHLTMVTGKPPAEHGIVHNSFYHRGFNTNYTLGSGKHNSAWLTAKPIWTIAEQQGIKTAVYFWPESETKVDNILPSYVKAYQHNTPNEVRLAQLVSWLQLPEPERPQLLISYISTIDDIGHSHGTKAEQTKNAIRKVDKLLEDFVNKVQQSTSLTPNIIIVSDHGMIDVKHGKKLNVDNLLTPPTGTIVVNGQTQLYIYNDNQVALTRLRNRLTKHKNRQYFRTYLATDFPKHWQLNLRTHTAPDMIIEAIPPAIFVKEGKHTPFATHGYDPIKNEDLNAMMIALGPQFKQGHQIDKLENKHVFHLVASLLSLQNIEHSEVIRAFFKRTP
- a CDS encoding EAL and HDOD domain-containing protein; translation: MYSTYIARQAILDRNSNTIGYELLFRDSPDNKFPEIDQDVASSKLIIQNHLQGDIKAIALGKLAFINFTEKCLINKYPLMFDKNSIVIELVGHTSPTDRLLKIVKYYCEKGYKIALTEYDLDDRWDALFPYLSMIKVDIEKHNPKCLQPIVKRLKNYDIKLTAEKVETKFQLQSLTEVGFNFYQGYFYHEPEIIEGQTLAPIKAQMLHLISETFNTPLDYGKIAKIISHDVNLSVGLLKMVNNVATSTRVEITSLKQATAYLGEEKLKQFVTILALSKLTTDKTDEASKQALITAKLMTSLAKESAFKEISDFAFITGLLSAIEVILSMPMDEIVKTMPLADPITKALVDHDGLLGELLVLTTNYITGNGENISDLIKAYGLEADFIHNKFVEASLWCEELGVI
- a CDS encoding response regulator; the protein is MFNVLVVDDSSIDIMLLEDIVKTSLPFSQNIDTYTDSLLALDAFHKNNYQLVITDIEMPLLDGFEFIEKIKPTTKGNVIAVSGCEAPENPNESILDAANCYGADYAVSKKNLYANLSALLTKLYHKQH
- the nhaD gene encoding sodium:proton antiporter NhaD → MTKLLFVFFSILFSFPSYASGAGTVDLTGSVFGITAIVIFSIAYLLVIGEEFIHLRKSKPVLVAAGIIWLMIGYIYTQHGIAKQAEEAFNHNLLEYAQLLLFLLVAMTYINAMEERGIFESLRIWMVSKGLSLRSLFWTTGILAFAISSFANNLTTAMLMCAIVLKVAPNNLKFINIACINIVVASNAGGVFSPFGDITTLMIWQAGLLQFQQFFVLLIPSLVNFLIPALIMSFFISNHKSTPIFDNEFQLKRGAKRIVALFVLTIITAVLCHSLIQMPPVLGMMLGLGYLKFLGFYLRKSLPRSLDKKRTKAQINKDEKALKRLGNIVPFDIFDKVARAEWDTLLFFYGVVMCVGGLGFMGYLSLVSELLYTNWSPTYANIAVGVLSAIVDNIPVVFAVLSMQPVMDIQQWLLVTMTAGVGGSLLSVGSASGVALMGQTKGKYSFVGHLKWSWAIALGYVASIYVHFLING
- a CDS encoding DUF2938 domain-containing protein, translated to MIEWIINSVLIGIGATIVLDLWSLFIEKLFNVPPLNWRMVGRWVGLMSDGKFYHQNISQSKAVNNELLIGWVTHYIIGVIFAGAFLLIVNESVTLTSVSFLSSVIFGMVTVVFPFCIMQPCMGLGFVASKAPKPNIARIRSLINHMVFGVGLYVATLTYITVNQSLT